From one Lysinibacillus sp. G4S2 genomic stretch:
- a CDS encoding stage III sporulation protein AE produces the protein MLEQILSFLIDPFFLLLKMTLILCGYVIIFLIVNLMLPDFEKGTRILFFLIVIATIGPVVVNSFTLIDEIAQGLAHIFTAFYPILTSSFLLSSSITAIASWQPFLLFFVQVLTIISSKWLIPGVLFAIVFDVCSVIVKEISFTRIAELIRFTIMSIVSSSVICYIILMSASGVAAFSVSAAVSEPVKKLIEENIPVVGSFIVDSFSMFQHMTQFTSSIGSISAFIAVITVAFIPTVQLVVSAYSLKLLAAILEPVAFDDICRLLDHVSKSLFTLCAVSFLIAFSFMFTCFFLIVFVQVMAGGR, from the coding sequence TTGCTAGAGCAAATACTTTCGTTTTTAATTGATCCATTTTTTCTATTGCTGAAGATGACACTTATTTTATGTGGCTACGTCATCATTTTTTTGATTGTCAATCTGATGTTACCAGACTTTGAAAAAGGGACAAGAATACTTTTTTTTCTTATTGTGATCGCAACAATAGGACCTGTCGTTGTGAATTCATTTACATTAATTGACGAAATAGCACAGGGACTTGCCCACATATTCACTGCATTTTATCCCATTCTTACTTCAAGCTTTCTTTTATCAAGCAGTATTACAGCAATTGCTTCTTGGCAGCCTTTTTTACTTTTCTTTGTACAAGTCTTAACGATTATTAGTAGTAAGTGGCTTATTCCAGGAGTGCTTTTTGCCATTGTTTTTGATGTTTGCAGTGTTATTGTCAAAGAAATTTCGTTTACGAGAATTGCCGAATTAATTCGTTTTACCATTATGAGTATCGTCTCTTCATCTGTTATTTGTTACATTATTTTAATGTCGGCGAGTGGTGTTGCGGCATTTAGTGTCAGCGCAGCTGTTTCAGAGCCTGTGAAGAAATTAATAGAGGAAAATATTCCGGTTGTTGGTTCCTTTATCGTGGATAGTTTTTCGATGTTCCAGCATATGACGCAATTTACTTCCTCTATTGGTAGTATTTCTGCGTTTATAGCGGTAATTACAGTGGCATTCATACCAACAGTTCAGCTTGTTGTCAGTGCGTATTCTTTGAAATTGTTAGCTGCAATTTTAGAGCCAGTGGCCTTTGATGATATTTGTAGACTACTAGATCATGTTAGTAAATCTCTATTTACATTATGTGCTGTATCGTTTCTAATTGCTTTTTCATTTATGTTTACTTGTTTTTTCCTCATCGTTTTTGTACAAGTTATGGCCGGGGGGAGATAA
- a CDS encoding MDR family MFS transporter — protein sequence MRKKVILSLMLMTFLSAVEGTIISTAIPRITSDLSGVELVSWVYAIYMLATAVSTPIYGKLADLFGRKKVLLIGATIFLVGSALCGFVTSMEQLIVFRALQGLGAGAIMPITMTIIGDLYSEVKDRAKAQGWISAVWGISGVIGPLVGGFLVDSLSWRYIFFLNVPFGIIACLMIVIYYKESIKPAKHHIDYLGATVFSLSTIALLYALLTGSSKHNWGDITIIGLFIFAAVSFIIFLFIEKKSPEPLIPLALFSNRTLSIINILTLISGAMLISITMYLPIWSQGVLGKNATDAGLILMPLPVMWTFGTIFSGKLVDRINTKQIILIGASILSVAAFLLFTLSIDSPAFLIYVAVGLIGFGMGLITPIYMVTIQAAVSNHTRGTAIGLNTFINTFSQTLGAAVFGAIFNMMIHARGIKNLDLVSSGGHEGTTANVVTESQEALASSVHFIYMGTFILALATLVIVWLLLKPSTQTSEQ from the coding sequence ATGAGAAAAAAAGTTATTTTATCATTAATGTTAATGACATTTCTTTCTGCTGTAGAAGGAACAATTATTAGTACAGCAATCCCCCGTATAACGAGTGATTTGTCAGGTGTCGAACTTGTTAGTTGGGTATATGCAATTTATATGCTTGCCACAGCTGTTTCGACGCCGATATACGGGAAACTGGCTGATTTATTCGGTCGTAAAAAGGTTTTACTTATCGGAGCTACAATATTTTTAGTAGGCTCTGCACTTTGTGGTTTCGTTACATCGATGGAACAGCTCATCGTCTTTCGTGCCCTTCAAGGTCTAGGTGCTGGCGCTATTATGCCAATAACAATGACAATCATTGGTGACTTATATAGCGAAGTGAAAGACCGTGCAAAAGCACAGGGCTGGATTAGTGCTGTTTGGGGTATATCTGGTGTTATTGGACCATTAGTTGGCGGATTTTTAGTGGATTCTCTTTCTTGGCGCTACATCTTCTTTTTAAACGTTCCATTTGGAATTATTGCTTGCTTAATGATCGTCATTTATTATAAAGAATCTATTAAGCCTGCTAAGCATCATATCGACTATCTTGGTGCAACAGTATTCTCATTAAGTACAATCGCTCTATTATACGCATTATTAACAGGTAGCAGTAAGCACAACTGGGGGGACATTACAATTATAGGCCTCTTCATCTTTGCAGCTGTTTCATTCATTATTTTCTTATTCATTGAGAAAAAATCACCGGAACCATTAATTCCGCTAGCACTTTTTTCTAACCGTACATTATCTATTATAAATATACTAACTCTTATTTCTGGTGCAATGCTTATTAGTATTACAATGTATCTTCCAATCTGGAGCCAAGGTGTATTAGGGAAAAATGCGACAGATGCTGGACTCATTTTAATGCCACTTCCTGTTATGTGGACATTTGGTACTATTTTTTCTGGTAAATTAGTTGATAGAATAAATACGAAACAAATTATTCTAATTGGAGCTAGCATTCTTTCAGTTGCGGCCTTTTTATTATTTACATTGTCAATAGATTCACCAGCATTCCTAATTTATGTTGCAGTTGGATTAATCGGCTTTGGAATGGGGCTTATTACACCTATCTACATGGTAACAATTCAAGCAGCTGTTTCAAATCATACGCGTGGGACAGCAATTGGCTTAAACACATTTATCAATACGTTTAGTCAAACATTAGGAGCTGCAGTTTTCGGGGCTATTTTCAACATGATGATTCATGCACGTGGTATTAAAAACCTTGATCTTGTATCTTCTGGCGGACATGAGGGAACTACAGCAAACGTAGTAACCGAATCTCAAGAAGCATTAGCTTCAAGTGTACATTTCATTTATATGGGTACTTTTATATTAGCACTAGCAACTTTAGTAATTGTTTGGTTGTTATTAAAGCCATCCACACAAACTAGTGAACAATAA
- a CDS encoding SpoIIIAH-like family protein has product MRVRRRTVWFMTLLSLVAVISVYYLVDPAKQFNGLTIFTDDALQQTAVTGVTDQEATKEGETKEVSSPSHLFEEMRMQVSDERSQLRSQLEQKIGSQDYSAEEKNEAYNEMDGLIKQESAEAMLEMLIKSLGYSDAFVKADGDKVSVTVMAEELSKSQANEIIYLVRTEMEGANDVQVKFSANNNY; this is encoded by the coding sequence ATGCGCGTACGTAGAAGAACAGTTTGGTTTATGACATTATTAAGTCTAGTAGCGGTTATTTCAGTGTATTATTTGGTTGATCCAGCTAAACAGTTTAATGGACTAACTATTTTCACAGATGATGCATTACAGCAAACTGCAGTAACGGGTGTGACTGATCAAGAAGCAACGAAAGAAGGAGAGACGAAGGAAGTATCTTCTCCAAGTCATTTATTTGAAGAAATGCGCATGCAAGTTAGTGATGAAAGAAGCCAGCTTCGTTCACAATTAGAGCAGAAAATCGGTTCACAAGATTACTCAGCAGAAGAAAAAAATGAGGCATATAATGAGATGGACGGTCTTATTAAACAAGAATCCGCAGAAGCAATGCTAGAAATGCTTATTAAATCTTTAGGCTACTCAGATGCATTTGTGAAAGCAGATGGCGATAAGGTATCCGTAACTGTTATGGCGGAGGAGCTATCAAAATCTCAAGCAAATGAAATCATTTATTTGGTAAGAACAGAGATGGAAGGCGCAAATGACGTTCAAGTAAAATTCAGTGCAAATAATAACTATTAA
- a CDS encoding stage III sporulation protein AC, with the protein MELQDVLRVAGVGLVVALLHVFFDQTGKKEFSFFLFFIAYLYMTAELLRFLRLFFSEILTFFQWLTSSG; encoded by the coding sequence ATGGAATTACAAGACGTATTAAGGGTCGCTGGAGTGGGACTAGTAGTTGCGCTTCTTCATGTTTTCTTTGATCAAACAGGAAAAAAAGAATTTTCCTTTTTCCTTTTTTTCATTGCCTATTTATATATGACAGCGGAATTACTGCGATTTTTGCGTCTATTTTTCAGCGAAATCCTTACATTCTTTCAATGGTTGACCTCTTCCGGGTAG
- the accC gene encoding acetyl-CoA carboxylase biotin carboxylase subunit yields MKKVLIANRGEIAVRIIRACKELGIQSVAVFSEADADALHVKLADEAYCIGPKLSKDSYLSFPALLSVAEKTGADGIHPGYGFVSENADFAEACENAGIKFIGPSSDSIKIMGIKDVARTTMEAAGVPLVPGTGIVPDIETGKEWAAKIGYPVIIKATAGGGGKGIRVARTEEDLVKGIEITQKEAAAAFGNPGVYLEKFIEYFRHCEIQVLADGYDNVVHLGERDCTVQRRMQKLVEEAPSPALSSERRAEMGAAAVKAAEACNYEGAGTIEFIYDYQEDKFYFMEMNTRIQVEHPVTEMISGVDLVQQQLKIASGEKLPFTQDDIKLNGWAIECRINAENAYKNFMPSAGTVDTYVTPGGYGVRIDSAVYAGYTIPPYYDSMVAKLIVHANTREEAIAKMNRALSEFEVSGPGINTTIPFHEALMNNDVFKSAQFNTKFLEENDVLGTSK; encoded by the coding sequence ATGAAAAAAGTATTAATTGCAAACCGCGGCGAAATCGCTGTGCGTATTATTCGTGCTTGTAAAGAGTTAGGCATTCAATCTGTTGCCGTATTCTCTGAAGCAGACGCAGACGCATTACATGTGAAATTAGCAGACGAAGCATATTGTATCGGGCCAAAGCTATCAAAAGATTCATATCTTAGCTTCCCGGCTTTACTTAGCGTAGCAGAAAAAACTGGTGCAGACGGTATCCATCCTGGTTACGGCTTTGTATCTGAAAACGCTGACTTCGCTGAAGCTTGTGAAAATGCAGGCATAAAGTTCATTGGACCTTCATCTGATTCTATTAAAATTATGGGTATTAAAGACGTTGCACGTACTACTATGGAAGCAGCGGGTGTTCCTCTTGTTCCAGGTACTGGTATCGTTCCGGATATCGAAACAGGTAAAGAATGGGCTGCTAAAATTGGTTACCCAGTGATCATCAAAGCAACTGCTGGTGGTGGCGGTAAAGGTATCCGTGTAGCTCGTACAGAAGAAGACCTTGTAAAAGGCATTGAAATTACGCAAAAAGAGGCTGCTGCAGCATTCGGTAACCCTGGCGTATATTTAGAAAAATTCATCGAGTACTTCCGTCACTGTGAAATCCAAGTATTAGCGGATGGTTATGATAACGTTGTACATTTAGGTGAACGTGACTGTACAGTTCAACGTCGTATGCAGAAATTAGTAGAGGAAGCTCCATCTCCAGCTCTATCTTCTGAGCGTCGTGCTGAGATGGGGGCAGCTGCGGTTAAAGCTGCAGAAGCTTGTAACTATGAAGGTGCTGGAACAATCGAGTTTATTTATGACTATCAAGAAGATAAATTCTACTTCATGGAAATGAATACTCGTATCCAAGTAGAACACCCAGTAACTGAAATGATTTCTGGTGTAGATCTTGTACAACAACAATTAAAAATTGCATCTGGTGAAAAACTTCCTTTCACTCAAGATGATATTAAATTAAATGGATGGGCAATTGAATGCCGTATCAACGCAGAAAATGCTTATAAAAACTTCATGCCATCAGCTGGTACTGTAGATACTTATGTAACTCCAGGTGGCTACGGTGTACGTATTGACTCTGCTGTTTATGCAGGCTATACAATCCCTCCATACTATGATTCAATGGTTGCAAAACTAATTGTTCATGCCAATACACGTGAAGAAGCGATTGCGAAAATGAATCGTGCGCTTAGCGAATTCGAAGTATCTGGTCCTGGTATCAATACGACAATTCCATTCCACGAAGCATTGATGAACAATGACGTTTTCAAATCAGCACAATTCAATACGAAGTTCCTAGAAGAGAATGATGTTTTAGGGACAAGTAAGTAA
- a CDS encoding RNA polymerase sigma factor: protein MTERELFDSYNKDVYRTCYYMLRNAQDAEDLCHDVFITVFRQDWQSVEHTRAWIMRIAMNHCLNLLKRNQTQRDKQGQVQWLHEQATFSIKSVDTIVVEKTAQEEWEELLNQLPDKLMAVVTLRYIGELSMAEIAETLQIPVGTVKSRLHKALKIMRKKLEHKNNLWLKGENQFGTH from the coding sequence TTGACAGAACGTGAATTATTCGATTCTTATAACAAGGATGTATACCGCACATGTTATTACATGCTGCGAAACGCACAAGATGCGGAAGATCTCTGCCATGACGTATTTATCACCGTTTTTCGTCAGGATTGGCAAAGCGTTGAGCATACGCGTGCCTGGATCATGCGAATCGCAATGAACCATTGCTTAAACTTGTTAAAACGGAATCAGACTCAGAGAGATAAACAGGGTCAGGTTCAATGGCTTCATGAGCAGGCCACATTTTCAATTAAATCCGTAGACACGATTGTAGTAGAAAAAACAGCACAGGAGGAATGGGAGGAACTACTGAATCAACTACCAGACAAATTGATGGCAGTTGTTACCCTCCGCTATATCGGTGAGCTATCCATGGCAGAGATCGCTGAAACCCTCCAGATTCCTGTGGGTACTGTGAAGTCGAGACTCCATAAGGCATTGAAAATCATGCGCAAAAAACTTGAACACAAAAACAACTTATGGTTGAAGGGAGAGAACCAATTTGGAACGCATTGA
- a CDS encoding DUF4179 domain-containing protein — MERIENKVKKQMKESNNVDYPDFDQMWSSIQQDELKVAGGEPVVLRSRKRKRFALVAGLSVALLATPVYAALNYDWSSMLSHREGIQSALEQGLGQKIEQSVTKEGVTLTVHTAFIDENRTVLLYSLKPETSQDVKDIKDIDFKLIGLKDSKGNFIEGNYKNEWNEELGEFQGFFETDWVAEGQTTDVEFIMENIQFIGNKKQSISYNPNDSTTQVFPIQKDGVGSVTLQSFEQAEGKVLLKSDVTLTDNEMPYKCVEFEAINDVGESVKQVQGTSFSFRDGKSNVDQLFKSETLRKEGTKFQISYEHILETKESTWSTNINLSKKQMENGSYKQVLDIPMGNVPNTKIHEMKVTPTQVRLLLTQDEYKTIPFKEYQLDVGGTLLTGHEYFGSSPNKLELRFEVKGLDVASLANQPVAFVAKHRVDGIRGDDNPIRLTDISVKPQSLTSSIAGYPITWTYYLKDNNLYVESLSSDSAFAGVNQTYYLDGDNGPIFGRPDLMGILEDGSNKAMDVYENFNKKELDIYIEKYLIDKPNEELRIPLRSGK, encoded by the coding sequence TTGGAACGCATTGAAAACAAGGTTAAAAAGCAAATGAAGGAATCAAACAATGTCGATTACCCTGACTTTGATCAGATGTGGAGCAGTATACAGCAGGACGAGCTAAAGGTTGCTGGAGGTGAACCAGTTGTGCTCCGTTCTCGGAAACGAAAGCGCTTTGCATTGGTGGCAGGGCTATCTGTAGCTTTGTTGGCTACACCCGTTTATGCAGCTCTGAATTATGATTGGTCCAGCATGCTTTCTCATAGGGAAGGTATTCAGTCTGCATTAGAGCAGGGCTTAGGTCAAAAGATTGAGCAATCCGTTACAAAGGAAGGTGTTACGTTAACTGTTCATACGGCGTTTATAGACGAGAACAGAACCGTATTGCTGTATAGTTTGAAACCTGAAACATCTCAAGATGTAAAGGATATAAAGGATATAGATTTTAAACTTATCGGACTAAAAGATTCGAAGGGTAACTTTATTGAAGGGAATTATAAGAACGAGTGGAATGAGGAGCTTGGTGAATTCCAAGGATTTTTTGAGACGGACTGGGTTGCCGAAGGGCAGACGACCGATGTTGAGTTTATAATGGAGAATATCCAATTCATCGGCAATAAGAAGCAGTCTATCAGCTACAATCCTAATGACTCTACTACGCAAGTGTTCCCAATTCAAAAGGATGGTGTGGGTAGCGTGACCTTACAGTCTTTTGAACAAGCTGAAGGTAAAGTTCTCCTAAAATCAGACGTTACGCTTACGGATAATGAAATGCCGTACAAATGTGTAGAATTCGAGGCAATCAATGATGTGGGTGAATCTGTTAAACAAGTGCAAGGTACTTCTTTTTCATTCCGTGACGGAAAATCAAACGTCGATCAACTATTCAAGTCTGAAACCTTACGTAAAGAAGGAACTAAATTCCAGATCTCTTATGAGCATATACTAGAAACAAAAGAAAGTACTTGGAGCACAAATATAAATCTTTCCAAAAAACAGATGGAAAATGGGTCATATAAGCAAGTGCTAGACATCCCTATGGGTAATGTTCCTAACACGAAAATCCATGAAATGAAGGTTACACCAACCCAAGTTCGTTTGCTTCTTACTCAAGATGAGTACAAAACCATTCCTTTTAAGGAGTATCAACTGGACGTAGGTGGAACTCTACTAACTGGACATGAGTATTTTGGTAGTAGCCCTAACAAACTAGAGCTGCGCTTTGAAGTAAAAGGGCTGGATGTGGCTTCTCTGGCTAATCAGCCTGTAGCCTTCGTCGCGAAGCACCGTGTTGATGGGATTAGGGGAGACGACAATCCAATCCGTTTGACTGACATATCAGTAAAACCTCAAAGCTTAACGTCTAGCATTGCGGGGTATCCAATCACATGGACTTATTATTTGAAGGACAATAACCTCTATGTGGAATCCTTGAGCTCAGACTCGGCGTTTGCTGGAGTCAATCAAACCTATTATCTGGACGGCGATAATGGACCTATCTTTGGGAGACCTGACTTGATGGGTATACTTGAAGATGGAAGTAATAAAGCAATGGATGTGTATGAAAATTTCAATAAGAAAGAGCTAGATATTTACATTGAAAAGTATTTAATCGACAAGCCAAACGAGGAGCTTCGTATTCCGCTTAGGTCTGGAAAATGA
- the tlp gene encoding small acid-soluble spore protein Tlp: MANSRHSKPDDRSNNVERIRDIVKNTEEKLHEAEISLEFADPMQSEMIKEKNKRRQKSIEGLKEEMKDEMAARKKGEV, translated from the coding sequence ATGGCTAATTCAAGACATTCGAAACCAGATGATCGGTCCAATAACGTAGAACGAATTCGTGATATCGTTAAGAACACTGAAGAAAAACTTCATGAAGCGGAAATTAGTTTGGAATTTGCAGACCCTATGCAAAGTGAAATGATTAAAGAAAAAAATAAGCGACGTCAAAAGTCAATTGAAGGATTAAAAGAAGAAATGAAAGATGAAATGGCAGCACGTAAAAAAGGAGAAGTGTAG
- a CDS encoding MFS transporter: MNKKQNLTLAILLSNLFIAFLGIGLVIPVLPTIMNELNISGSVVGYMVAAFAITQLIVSPIAGKLVDKIGRKIMIVAGLFIFGLSELLFGFGNSVEILFISRMLGGVSAAFIMPAVTAYIADITTLSQRPKALGYMSAAISTGFIIGPGIGGFLAEFGTRIPFYSAGILGFFAAIFSIVLLKEPTRASDDEESAPSMLGSMKRIFSPLYLIPFVLIFVLSFGLAAFESLFSLFVDHKFAFTPSDIAIIITGSGIVGALAQLLLFDGLIKKMGEINLIRYSLVLSAVLTFAMTFVSHYFAILFVTFFIFVGFDLIRPAVTSYLSKIAGNEQGFVGGMNSMFTSLGNIFGPILGGILFDINLNYPYYFATIVLTLGVILALFWRKPKHIEL, encoded by the coding sequence ATGAATAAGAAACAAAATTTAACCTTAGCTATTTTATTATCTAATCTATTCATTGCTTTTTTAGGTATTGGATTAGTGATTCCTGTGTTACCAACTATTATGAATGAGCTAAATATTTCAGGCTCTGTTGTTGGTTATATGGTTGCGGCTTTTGCCATTACTCAACTTATCGTATCTCCAATAGCAGGTAAGCTCGTAGATAAAATCGGCCGCAAAATTATGATTGTTGCTGGTCTTTTTATTTTTGGCCTATCAGAATTGTTATTTGGATTTGGTAACTCAGTTGAAATACTATTTATTTCACGCATGCTAGGTGGTGTGAGTGCTGCCTTTATCATGCCAGCAGTAACTGCATATATTGCTGATATTACTACTTTGTCACAACGTCCAAAAGCGCTAGGCTATATGAGTGCAGCGATTAGTACTGGTTTTATTATCGGACCTGGAATCGGTGGATTTTTAGCAGAATTCGGAACACGCATACCATTTTACTCTGCTGGTATACTTGGATTTTTTGCAGCTATCTTTTCAATTGTATTGTTAAAAGAACCTACACGTGCTTCAGATGATGAAGAGTCTGCACCATCCATGTTAGGCAGTATGAAGCGTATTTTTAGCCCGTTATACCTTATTCCATTCGTGCTTATTTTCGTACTGTCATTTGGTTTAGCTGCATTTGAATCGTTATTTAGTCTATTTGTAGATCATAAATTTGCCTTTACGCCTTCAGATATCGCGATTATTATTACCGGAAGTGGGATTGTCGGGGCACTTGCTCAGCTATTGCTATTCGATGGGCTTATTAAGAAAATGGGCGAGATTAACCTTATCCGTTATTCTCTCGTCCTATCTGCTGTTTTAACCTTTGCTATGACATTTGTTAGCCATTATTTCGCGATTTTATTTGTCACATTCTTTATTTTCGTCGGCTTCGATTTAATACGTCCAGCCGTTACCTCTTATTTATCAAAAATCGCTGGTAATGAACAAGGATTCGTTGGTGGCATGAACTCCATGTTTACCAGTCTTGGTAATATATTTGGACCTATTTTAGGTGGGATATTGTTCGATATTAATTTGAACTATCCATACTATTTTGCGACAATTGTTTTAACACTTGGCGTTATCCTTGCTTTGTTCTGGAGAAAGCCAAAGCATATTGAACTATAA
- a CDS encoding Asp23/Gls24 family envelope stress response protein, producing MAEKVGQSFVQPTPSGKEELGKIEVAAEVIEVVAGIAVNEVEGIAATRGNIATGVVERFGKKVHNKGIKSGVTETGEIAIDVFCSVKYGFAIPKVAKEVQTQIRQAIFNMTALETAEVNVHITGIHFEKDEVAVQE from the coding sequence ATGGCAGAGAAAGTAGGACAATCTTTCGTACAACCAACACCTTCTGGAAAAGAAGAACTTGGGAAAATTGAAGTAGCAGCAGAAGTAATTGAAGTTGTTGCTGGAATCGCAGTGAACGAAGTGGAAGGGATTGCTGCAACTCGTGGTAATATTGCAACGGGCGTAGTAGAACGCTTTGGTAAAAAAGTACACAATAAAGGCATTAAATCAGGTGTCACTGAAACTGGTGAGATTGCCATTGATGTATTTTGCTCTGTGAAATATGGCTTTGCTATCCCAAAAGTGGCGAAGGAAGTACAAACTCAAATTCGCCAAGCGATTTTTAATATGACAGCACTTGAAACAGCTGAAGTGAATGTACACATTACAGGTATTCACTTTGAAAAAGATGAGGTAGCAGTACAAGAATAA
- the accB gene encoding acetyl-CoA carboxylase biotin carboxyl carrier protein, producing MFKIQEIREIIKLVDSSSIDEFVYEVDGAKVKLKKNGVVVTETVAPKKEVVAPVVQQSAPAAPVAPAKVEEAPATSAAPANNDPSLHKIVSPMVGTFYQSPNPDSPAYVKVGDKVGNETIVCIVEAMKLFNEIEAEVQGEIVELLVKDGELVEYGQPLFLVKAE from the coding sequence ATGTTCAAAATTCAAGAAATTCGTGAAATCATTAAATTGGTAGATTCTTCTTCAATTGACGAGTTCGTTTATGAAGTAGATGGCGCAAAAGTTAAGTTGAAAAAGAATGGTGTTGTTGTTACTGAAACTGTAGCACCTAAAAAGGAAGTAGTAGCACCTGTTGTACAACAATCTGCACCAGCAGCTCCTGTTGCTCCAGCAAAAGTTGAAGAAGCACCAGCTACATCTGCAGCACCAGCAAATAACGACCCTTCGTTACATAAAATTGTGTCGCCGATGGTTGGTACTTTTTATCAATCTCCAAACCCAGATTCACCAGCTTACGTTAAAGTGGGGGACAAAGTTGGTAATGAAACAATTGTATGTATCGTAGAAGCTATGAAACTATTCAACGAAATTGAAGCAGAAGTTCAAGGGGAAATCGTTGAATTACTTGTTAAAGACGGTGAATTAGTAGAATACGGTCAACCATTATTCCTTGTAAAAGCTGAGTAA